GAATTATTGAAGTTGCCAATCAATTTTCTGAATATTCAGTAATTATAAATATACAAGGAGACGAACCCGGAATTGAACCGGAATTAATTGACGGAGTCGCAAGTTTAAAAGCCTCTCATCCGGAGTGGGCTATGAGTACGGCGGCGGTTCCTTTATTAGAATTTTCTCATGCGGCCGACCCCAATCGAGTTAAGGTAATTATAGATCGAAACGGAAAGGCGATCTATTTTTCCAGATCTTTAATTCCGAGTCAATTTAAGACTACGGTTCCTTTATATCGTCATTTAGGAATTTATGGATACGATCGAGATTTTCTTTTGCAATACAATTCTCTTCCTAAAAGTAATTTAGAAGAATCGGAATCTTTGGAACAACTCAGAGCGATCGAAGCGGGTTATGGAATTGGAGTTTATTTGTCCAAGGAAGCTGGATTGTCCGTGGATACGCCTGTTGATTTGGAAATTGTGATTGAAGATTTTAAAAAACGAAAATGGATTTCTGAATAAGAATAGGATTTGTCTTACTCAAAATTGTAATAAAGTTTCCGCTTTATTTTTACGAAAAAACCAAGTTTTACAAAACAAATTCCTTATATCGAATTTATGTATAAGCGTTCTAGTATATACAAATTTTTTGAATCTAAACGTAAGAAATGTATGTTTAATTTAACGATGAGAAAACGATAAAAGTTGAACTCTATAAGAAATCCATTAAGTAGAATTCTTGTTTTATTTAAGTGCTTCTTGGAGAGAGTTGTGAATTAGAACGAAGTCAGCCAATCCTACGATGTCCATCACTTTTCTGAAATGTTCGTTTAGACCTGCAAATTCGATTTTTCTTTTTGCTTCGGAAGCTTTTGTAATTAAACTGATGAGAGTAGCAATACCTGCTGAATTGATGTAGGACGTACCTTGGAAGTTTAGAATTACACGATCCCGTTTCCCTTCAGGAATGGATTCGTATTTTTCTAGAATTGTTTCGTCTGCTTCCGAAGTAATTTCTCCTTCGATATGGATGATCGGAACAGAGACGGCTAAATCTACAAAAATTTTAAAGTCTTCGGACATAAAAATCTTAAAACAAAAAACCTTTCAATTCTATGAAAGTCAATCGAATTACGCGTAATTTCCAAGTTCGGTAGGAGACAATTGATCAAATTGTCTTCCGCATTTTTTGCAATAAAATTTAACCGCTTGGGGTTTGGATGAGATTCCAAATAGAATCAAAAAGATACCTAGCTTTGTATACGTTTTTTCTTCTCGAGTATTCGGAGAGGTTCTACTGATTCCGCAATCTTCACCGCAGGGTGGAAGTGAATTGTTTGAATTCATCAAGAATAAGATACTCTTCGGGGTCCAAAAAGGCCAGTCGAAAAATAAAAAATGGATCGGAAAACACAAGTTCTCCGATCCAAGAAAATCTTAGTTTTGAGAAAGATGAACTACGTACTTCGCAAGTAGTTTCAGATTTTCATCACCTAAGAATTTGTAAGCGACCATCGGGCTGTTTGGAATTCCTTTGTTGAGGGTTTTCAAAATTCCCGCCTCTGTATTTCCGTTTTTCCACTGCGAGGCAGGTGCCTTATAGTTACGAGGTTTCGGATTGAGGCTTGCAGCAGCGGCTCCATCTCCCGCTCCTTTTTCGCCATGACAGGAAGAACAGTTTTGCAAAAAGATTTCCTGTCCTTTTTGAAGTTCGGGGCTGAGAGTTGAAGCAGTTTCCGTTGCAATAGGAGCGGAAGTTGTTTCAACCGGTTTTTCGGACTTATCTCCGCAGTTCAAAAAAAGAACCAAAGAGATCAGAGCGATCAAGATGGAAAGAGTCATATTTTTGGAGTTCATCGAAAATCACCTCTATTTGTGCAAGCCAGAATATCTTGGTAGGAAAATTCAAGATAGAATTTTTTGTCAGATATTTGTCACAGATTCGATTTTTATCGAAGATTATAATTGTATTGTTTACTTTTAAATTTGTCTGACACTTTAAAATCTCTGGAAATCATTCTTACTCAGAACTATATAATAAAGTACCAGACCAATAAATAGTTTGCATTTCAATCATAGAATAGTTGAAAAATAAATTCTCCATCTGTTTTGTAATATAATTTCCCACACTTGAATATAACAGATTCAATTGTTATAAATTTCTATTTTTTAAATTGTGGTAGTTCCCACATTTTTAGGAATTATTTGTAAAATCATGATTTATAATAGTTCCCACATTTAAAGAATCGATCTATGAAGTTCAGATTTTCAACTTTTTTCAGAATCATGGTTTTATTACGTTGAATTCACAATAAATAGTCTTTGAAAATGTGGGAACTATTACAATTTTTAAGAGCGGAAAATTCTTAAAAAGTCAGAAACTGCGTAGAGAAAACTTACTATTCCAACGTATGAAAATGATACCCTAAATGAACCGTCGATTTTACAAAAATACAGAAGTCCTCAAAAATTGCATTTAACTCGGGATTGTTGGTTTTTTGAAGTAGATTCTACATTCTAACTTTTGAAACAAGTTCAGAATATTGTCCAGTAAGTTTCATAAAAGCAGACAAAGTTTTTGAGATAGGTTTTTGTTTAGAACTTATCTTGGAAATACTTTATCTTTGTTTAAAATAAACATATTAATTTATTCTAATATATTTTTGAGATAACTTCTATAAATATCAAAACCGTAATCATTCGATGGAAAGAGTTGCAGAAACGGCTTTTTTCCAACGTTGAATTTTTTGAACTCTTTTAGTTGAGTCCATCTTTGGTTCGAAAGATTTATAACCTTTTTGTAAATTTTTCAATTCATCTAAACTTTTCCAAAAACCAACAGCCAAACCGGCAAGATATGCAGTTCCTGTAGCGGTCATATCTGGTTCAGGAGAACGATCTACTCTTACGTTCGAAAAATCTGAAAGACATTGAAGAAGAATATCGGACTGAGATACACCACCGTCTACTTTAATGTCTTTGATCTCAACCTTTGTATCTTGTTGAATTCCTTCTAAAATTTCATAGAGACTGAGAGAAATTCCTTCTAG
This genomic window from Leptospira kirschneri serovar Cynopteri str. 3522 CT contains:
- the kdsB gene encoding 3-deoxy-manno-octulosonate cytidylyltransferase, translating into MKKILGVIPARYASSRFPGKPLAKIGDKTMIEWTYRNASRSSTLSELVVATDDIRICEVVQKFGGRCVMTSPDHASGTDRIIEVANQFSEYSVIINIQGDEPGIEPELIDGVASLKASHPEWAMSTAAVPLLEFSHAADPNRVKVIIDRNGKAIYFSRSLIPSQFKTTVPLYRHLGIYGYDRDFLLQYNSLPKSNLEESESLEQLRAIEAGYGIGVYLSKEAGLSVDTPVDLEIVIEDFKKRKWISE
- a CDS encoding STAS domain-containing protein; its protein translation is MSEDFKIFVDLAVSVPIIHIEGEITSEADETILEKYESIPEGKRDRVILNFQGTSYINSAGIATLISLITKASEAKRKIEFAGLNEHFRKVMDIVGLADFVLIHNSLQEALK
- a CDS encoding c-type cytochrome; this encodes MNSKNMTLSILIALISLVLFLNCGDKSEKPVETTSAPIATETASTLSPELQKGQEIFLQNCSSCHGEKGAGDGAAAASLNPKPRNYKAPASQWKNGNTEAGILKTLNKGIPNSPMVAYKFLGDENLKLLAKYVVHLSQN